In the Carboxydothermus hydrogenoformans Z-2901 genome, one interval contains:
- a CDS encoding aminotransferase class I/II-fold pyridoxal phosphate-dependent enzyme: MSGLIDKIQKHIQKKPISFHMPGHKNGRFIPKKVKNLLGEKYFKADLTELPGLDNLYAPEEAILKLEEKLSRYFGLPRAHLSVNGSTAAVIALLLSFFRPGEKIAIDRMSHVSLYHGMVLGDLIPEFIYPHWDEEYGLPVNKTPKAHNKSYFLTNPDYQGLIRDLTELKTDRLLLDAAHGGLIPLWRPDFFKNIAGFAVSLHKTGPFPNPLAAVVFRDKGIEVKRALNLIQTTSPSYPLMAAAEGGVDMLLKVGARAFQKAKELSDHFKEYLKKRGIGFLQDKYPADPLKVTIKAADLGVSGEKIAAKLMKKGIYPEAYGPGYVLFMFSPGNTEKDVKKLINIIETIKGTDKKIFIPKNPFSFQPELKLTPREVYYAQEKLVDLKASVGYTARDGVTVYPPGAPVLYPGEEITKEAVEYLEYHLNLGVKVTGIYDGRIKVVR, encoded by the coding sequence ATGTCAGGTTTAATAGATAAAATCCAAAAACATATCCAAAAAAAACCTATCTCTTTCCACATGCCCGGTCATAAAAATGGCCGGTTTATACCGAAAAAAGTAAAAAATCTTTTAGGAGAAAAATATTTCAAAGCAGATTTAACCGAGCTTCCGGGTCTCGATAACCTTTATGCGCCGGAAGAGGCCATACTTAAATTAGAGGAGAAACTTTCCCGCTACTTTGGTTTACCCCGGGCGCATCTATCGGTTAACGGCTCTACGGCGGCGGTAATAGCCTTACTGCTTTCGTTTTTTCGGCCGGGTGAAAAAATAGCAATTGATCGGATGTCCCACGTATCTCTGTACCATGGGATGGTTTTAGGGGATTTAATTCCGGAATTTATCTATCCTCATTGGGACGAGGAGTACGGACTTCCGGTAAATAAGACTCCTAAAGCTCACAACAAAAGTTATTTTCTGACCAACCCCGACTACCAGGGGCTAATCCGGGATTTAACGGAGCTTAAAACCGACCGGCTCCTTCTGGATGCGGCCCACGGGGGTTTAATTCCTCTATGGCGACCGGATTTTTTTAAAAACATTGCAGGATTTGCGGTAAGCCTGCATAAAACCGGTCCCTTTCCCAATCCTCTGGCGGCGGTGGTTTTTCGGGATAAAGGGATAGAAGTGAAACGGGCGCTAAACTTAATCCAAACTACCAGCCCTTCGTACCCCTTAATGGCTGCGGCCGAGGGCGGGGTGGACATGCTATTAAAGGTTGGTGCACGAGCCTTTCAAAAAGCCAAGGAGCTTTCGGACCATTTTAAGGAGTACTTGAAAAAACGGGGGATCGGGTTTCTTCAGGATAAATACCCGGCGGACCCTTTAAAAGTTACCATAAAAGCGGCGGATTTGGGTGTTTCCGGAGAAAAAATTGCCGCAAAGTTAATGAAAAAGGGAATTTATCCGGAGGCTTACGGTCCGGGTTATGTGCTTTTTATGTTTTCCCCGGGTAATACCGAAAAAGATGTCAAAAAGCTTATAAACATTATTGAAACAATAAAAGGTACAGATAAAAAAATCTTTATCCCGAAAAATCCTTTTAGTTTTCAGCCAGAACTAAAATTAACCCCGCGGGAAGTGTATTATGCCCAAGAAAAGCTTGTGGATTTAAAAGCTTCAGTGGGTTATACTGCCCGGGATGGGGTTACGGTTTACCCTCCGGGAGCACCGGTACTCTATCCGGGGGAAGAAATTACTAAAGAAGCAGTGGAGTATTTAGAGTATCATTTAAACTTGGGAGTAAAGGTAACCGGGATATATGATGGCAGGATAAAGGTGGTAAGGTAA
- the tmk gene encoding dTMP kinase gives MRGKFITIEGVEGSGKTTQIQYIARYLTEKNIPHIITREPGGTALGKKIRELLLNPSYPVVPEAEILLYLADRAQHVGEKIIPHLDKGVWVISDRYFDSTLAYQGYGRGFDLTLLKSFIAFATKGLIPDLTVLIDLPPEVGLSRVKGRGEYDRLERETLEFHQRVREGFLQLARDQRFRVVDGRKKPEEIFWEIKGFLEGLNG, from the coding sequence ATGCGCGGTAAATTTATTACCATTGAAGGGGTGGAAGGGTCAGGAAAAACCACCCAGATACAATATATTGCTCGGTATCTTACAGAAAAAAATATACCCCACATTATCACCCGGGAGCCCGGTGGTACTGCTTTGGGTAAAAAAATACGGGAACTTTTATTAAACCCCTCCTACCCGGTGGTACCGGAAGCAGAAATTCTTTTATACCTGGCTGACCGGGCCCAGCATGTGGGGGAAAAGATAATTCCCCATTTGGACAAAGGGGTATGGGTAATTTCCGACCGGTATTTTGATTCCACGTTGGCTTATCAGGGTTACGGCCGGGGATTTGACCTAACCCTTCTAAAAAGTTTCATAGCTTTTGCTACCAAAGGTTTAATTCCTGATTTAACAGTATTAATTGACCTTCCTCCGGAAGTAGGATTATCCCGGGTTAAAGGCCGGGGGGAATATGACCGTTTGGAGCGGGAGACTTTGGAGTTTCACCAAAGGGTAAGGGAAGGCTTTTTACAACTTGCCAGAGATCAGCGTTTTCGAGTGGTGGATGGCCGGAAAAAGCCCGAGGAAATTTTTTGGGAAATCAAAGGGTTTTTGGAGGGGCTAAATGGATAA
- a CDS encoding DNA polymerase III subunit delta', with the protein MDNLIIEALNQDKLSHAYLLTSPVLEAVVDFARRTAREILIKSANDPVEAANLFEAGTHPDFLWLAPDGSSFKIWQVNEVLIPKVYLTPQKGSRKVIVLEEVDKMTLDAANAFLKTLEEPPAGVTYLLIATMPEKVLPTIHSRCQKVKVSAEDFTGQYKGYAEKFYELLTLPWEEFYKKTEKITREELNNLLLAGELILRDALIVDKGSEKLFYPDLFDKARELNRLGEEEIYRLLNRLEDFLAKTRLNLNPRLVLENLYLNFSFYK; encoded by the coding sequence ATGGATAATCTAATTATAGAAGCTTTAAATCAGGATAAGCTAAGTCATGCGTATTTATTAACTTCACCGGTTCTTGAGGCGGTAGTGGATTTTGCCCGAAGGACCGCCCGGGAAATCTTAATAAAATCGGCCAATGACCCCGTGGAGGCAGCAAACCTTTTTGAGGCGGGAACTCATCCGGATTTTCTCTGGCTTGCACCCGATGGGAGCTCCTTTAAAATCTGGCAGGTCAATGAAGTGTTGATTCCCAAAGTTTACCTTACTCCCCAAAAGGGCAGCCGCAAGGTAATTGTTTTAGAAGAAGTAGATAAAATGACCCTTGATGCCGCCAATGCTTTTTTAAAGACTTTAGAGGAGCCGCCGGCAGGGGTTACTTACCTTTTAATTGCTACCATGCCGGAAAAAGTGCTTCCGACAATTCATTCCCGTTGCCAAAAAGTTAAAGTTTCAGCCGAAGATTTTACAGGCCAGTATAAAGGGTATGCGGAAAAGTTTTATGAGCTTTTAACTTTGCCCTGGGAGGAGTTTTATAAAAAGACGGAAAAGATTACCCGGGAAGAGCTAAATAATCTTTTGCTGGCAGGAGAATTAATTCTCCGGGATGCGCTGATTGTTGATAAAGGATCGGAAAAATTGTTTTATCCGGATCTTTTCGATAAAGCACGGGAATTAAACCGTTTAGGTGAAGAGGAAATTTACCGTTTACTTAATCGTTTGGAAGATTTTTTAGCCAAAACCCGTTTAAATTTAAATCCCAGGCTTGTGTTAGAAAACCTCTACCTGAACTTTAGCTTTTACAAGTAG
- a CDS encoding PSP1 domain-containing protein has protein sequence MPKVVGIRFKRAGKIYYFDPLDIDFQYGDGAIVETIRGVEYGEVMIPPKEVPEEELVLPLKPVIRKATPEDLEIVRENKKREKKAFAICLEKIAQHGLPMKLVGVEYTFDRNKVIFYFTADGRIDFRELVRDLAAVFKTRIELRQIGVRDEAKMIGGLGCCGRELCCASWLSEFAPVSIKMAKEQNLTLNPTKISGICGRLMCCLKFESDTYEQVKDDYPEVGEAVLTPMGEGKVTGVNIFRKTVYVELKEQKHVKEFPAEEVVAKEEVEEGEVFEQSFDPS, from the coding sequence ATGCCAAAAGTAGTTGGGATTCGCTTTAAAAGAGCGGGGAAGATTTATTATTTTGACCCGTTGGACATAGATTTTCAATACGGTGATGGTGCTATAGTAGAAACCATCCGGGGGGTAGAATACGGCGAAGTAATGATTCCACCCAAAGAGGTTCCTGAAGAGGAATTGGTTTTACCGCTAAAGCCGGTGATAAGGAAAGCTACCCCTGAAGATTTGGAAATTGTGCGGGAAAATAAAAAAAGGGAAAAAAAAGCCTTTGCTATTTGCCTGGAGAAAATTGCCCAGCACGGACTTCCCATGAAACTCGTGGGGGTAGAATATACTTTTGACCGCAATAAAGTAATTTTTTATTTTACCGCTGATGGGCGGATTGATTTCAGGGAACTGGTGCGGGATTTAGCAGCGGTGTTTAAAACCCGGATTGAACTTCGGCAAATCGGAGTCCGGGATGAAGCGAAAATGATCGGCGGCCTTGGCTGTTGCGGGCGGGAGCTTTGCTGTGCTTCTTGGCTTTCGGAATTTGCTCCGGTTTCGATTAAAATGGCCAAAGAGCAAAACCTCACTTTAAACCCTACCAAGATTTCCGGCATCTGCGGCCGCCTGATGTGCTGTCTCAAATTCGAAAGCGATACTTACGAACAGGTCAAAGACGATTATCCGGAAGTTGGCGAAGCGGTGCTTACTCCGATGGGAGAAGGTAAGGTTACCGGAGTTAATATTTTCAGGAAAACCGTCTATGTGGAGTTAAAGGAACAAAAGCATGTCAAGGAGTTCCCGGCGGAAGAGGTAGTGGCTAAAGAGGAAGTAGAGGAGGGTGAGGTATTTGAACAATCTTTCGACCCTTCTTAG
- a CDS encoding initiation-control protein YabA, whose product MNNLSTLLSQFEENIKKLLEEYLEIKSYVSQLEEENQKLRQEVIKFYKPLQEEAKKEKKPGPGFQNLARLYQEGFHVCHVHFGEARGDEDCLWCITFIKGRNNERGEGIDEEIRRTAP is encoded by the coding sequence TTGAACAATCTTTCGACCCTTCTTAGCCAGTTTGAGGAAAATATAAAAAAGCTTTTGGAAGAGTATTTGGAAATCAAATCCTATGTTTCCCAGCTTGAAGAGGAGAATCAAAAGCTACGCCAGGAGGTTATCAAGTTTTACAAGCCACTGCAGGAAGAAGCCAAAAAAGAAAAAAAGCCCGGGCCTGGATTTCAAAACTTGGCCCGTCTTTACCAGGAGGGGTTTCACGTTTGCCATGTGCATTTTGGCGAAGCCCGGGGTGATGAAGACTGCCTCTGGTGTATAACTTTTATCAAAGGAAGAAACAACGAGCGAGGGGAAGGAATTGACGAAGAAATACGCCGAACTGCCCCCTGA
- a CDS encoding tRNA1(Val) (adenine(37)-N6)-methyltransferase, producing MTKKYAELPPDRVDDLKRAGLKIYQNPALFCFAIDSVLLAWFTKTAPNDRVVDLGTGNGVVPLLLYGRNREIGKIYGIEIQEKLYQLAVKSVALNNLEEKIEIILGDLKDAPAILGKGFDVVTANPPYRKKGEGRLNPVPEVAVARHELLTTLEDVVATAAKLLKPRGSFYLVHLPERLPEIFTHFTRYKLNPEVLLPVQPKPGENVNLVLIKAVKGSRRKLEFLAPLWVYEKDGQYSEQVRRIFEGEE from the coding sequence TTGACGAAGAAATACGCCGAACTGCCCCCTGATCGGGTGGACGATTTAAAAAGAGCCGGGCTGAAGATTTACCAGAACCCGGCGCTTTTTTGTTTTGCGATTGATAGTGTCCTCCTGGCCTGGTTTACCAAAACAGCTCCCAACGACCGGGTAGTGGACCTTGGAACCGGCAACGGCGTTGTTCCCCTGCTTTTATATGGAAGAAACCGGGAGATTGGGAAAATATACGGCATTGAAATTCAGGAAAAGCTGTACCAGTTGGCGGTGAAGTCTGTAGCTTTAAACAATCTTGAAGAAAAAATCGAAATAATCCTTGGTGATTTAAAAGATGCACCCGCTATCCTCGGGAAGGGTTTTGATGTAGTAACCGCCAACCCTCCTTATCGCAAAAAGGGGGAGGGGCGTTTAAATCCCGTGCCGGAAGTAGCGGTAGCCCGCCATGAGCTTTTAACTACTCTGGAAGACGTGGTGGCGACAGCGGCAAAACTTTTAAAACCCCGGGGGAGTTTTTATTTAGTGCATCTGCCCGAAAGGCTTCCGGAAATCTTTACCCATTTTACCCGGTATAAACTAAATCCCGAAGTGTTACTGCCGGTGCAGCCCAAGCCCGGAGAGAACGTAAACCTTGTTTTAATAAAAGCGGTTAAGGGGAGCCGGCGCAAATTAGAGTTTTTAGCTCCTTTGTGGGTTTATGAAAAAGACGGTCAATATTCCGAACAGGTGCGCCGGATTTTTGAGGGGGAAGAGTAA
- the rsmI gene encoding 16S rRNA (cytidine(1402)-2'-O)-methyltransferase has product MGTLYLVPTPLGNLKDITLRALDTLKEVDIIAAEDTRHTLKLLNHYEIKKPLLSYHEHNRREAGKKILELLAQGKQVALVTDAGTPGISDPGEDIVREALKEGYKVEALPGASALIVALAASGLTTSRFCFEGFLPRKAGDREKWLRELSRERRTMIFYEAPHRLLKTLEDLAKHFGENRRMVVARELTKIHEEYIRGSIAEVLSHFKEKEPKGEFVLVVEGAPPEEKNVEEFVRECIERGLSQKEAVLLGRELGFKKKEIYKLYLQLK; this is encoded by the coding sequence ATGGGAACCTTATATTTGGTACCGACACCCCTTGGCAACTTAAAAGATATTACCTTAAGGGCGTTAGATACCTTAAAAGAAGTAGATATCATAGCCGCCGAAGACACCCGGCATACTTTGAAGCTTCTAAACCATTATGAAATAAAAAAACCCCTTCTATCCTACCACGAACACAACCGCCGGGAAGCGGGGAAAAAAATTCTTGAACTTTTAGCCCAGGGGAAACAAGTGGCTTTGGTAACCGATGCCGGAACTCCAGGCATTTCCGACCCGGGAGAGGATATCGTGCGGGAAGCACTAAAGGAAGGGTATAAGGTTGAGGCACTTCCGGGAGCTTCGGCTTTAATTGTGGCCCTGGCGGCCAGCGGCCTTACTACTTCCCGCTTTTGCTTTGAAGGATTTTTACCCCGAAAAGCCGGGGATCGGGAGAAATGGTTACGGGAACTTTCCCGGGAAAGACGAACCATGATTTTTTACGAAGCCCCCCACAGGCTTCTTAAGACTTTGGAAGATTTAGCAAAACATTTTGGAGAAAATCGCCGGATGGTGGTAGCCCGGGAGCTTACCAAAATCCATGAAGAGTATATCCGGGGAAGCATTGCCGAGGTTCTCTCCCATTTTAAAGAAAAAGAGCCCAAAGGCGAGTTTGTGTTGGTGGTAGAAGGAGCACCACCGGAAGAAAAAAACGTGGAGGAATTTGTGCGGGAATGTATCGAAAGAGGTTTATCCCAGAAAGAGGCAGTTTTACTTGGCCGCGAACTTGGCTTTAAGAAAAAAGAAATTTATAAATTGTATCTTCAATTGAAGTAG
- a CDS encoding BON domain-containing protein, producing MRDVDFDRGLRERIEEALLSKLKESAIGMNIDVKDGVVKLQGTVDVLSEKKAAEEIIHRIPGVKKVENELTVALDNGSYSDREIEEELNDKLANDPRIEGEIGAKVFNGIVTLQGRVDAAIKEFWARQVAERTRGVVEVRSQVEVLPEMEIDDSKIANEISRQLNNSLHVNRRDIIVEVVNGEVTLKGVVDTPEQALQAELIALGVKGVKRVEKELEFRHGEDEGDKKLTNELREALGKAGLAMVRAVVVDGIAFLHGKVGTPDQRHRAEEVAAKIEGIREVHNAIYITVH from the coding sequence ATGCGGGATGTGGATTTTGATCGGGGACTTCGGGAACGAATTGAAGAAGCGCTTTTAAGTAAATTAAAAGAAAGCGCCATCGGCATGAATATTGATGTGAAAGATGGGGTGGTCAAGCTTCAAGGAACGGTCGATGTGCTTTCCGAGAAAAAAGCGGCGGAAGAAATTATCCACCGCATTCCCGGGGTCAAAAAGGTAGAAAACGAGCTTACGGTAGCGTTGGATAACGGAAGCTACAGCGACCGGGAAATAGAAGAAGAATTAAACGATAAACTTGCCAATGACCCTCGGATTGAAGGAGAAATCGGAGCTAAAGTTTTTAATGGCATAGTCACTTTACAGGGCAGAGTAGATGCTGCAATTAAAGAATTCTGGGCCCGGCAGGTAGCGGAAAGGACCCGGGGAGTGGTGGAAGTACGAAGTCAGGTAGAAGTATTGCCGGAAATGGAGATAGATGACAGCAAAATTGCCAATGAAATCTCGCGGCAGCTCAATAATTCCCTGCATGTTAATCGCCGGGATATAATTGTAGAAGTGGTAAACGGCGAGGTAACGTTAAAAGGAGTGGTGGATACCCCTGAACAGGCTCTTCAGGCGGAGCTGATTGCCTTAGGAGTCAAAGGTGTAAAACGGGTGGAAAAAGAGTTAGAGTTTCGCCACGGAGAAGATGAAGGCGATAAAAAGCTAACCAACGAGTTAAGAGAAGCTTTAGGTAAAGCCGGCCTTGCCATGGTACGGGCAGTGGTGGTCGATGGAATTGCGTTTTTACACGGTAAGGTTGGTACCCCCGACCAACGTCACCGGGCCGAAGAAGTGGCAGCAAAAATTGAAGGAATCCGGGAAGTGCATAATGCCATTTACATAACGGTTCATTAA
- a CDS encoding S1C family serine protease — translation MYYYYSNQDKKPSFLSYVLVSLISAIIGGLLVVMFVPGLVKGNVSTTGTIEKRVIYEDKSPVVTVAEEVGPAVVGISNKVTFQAGDVPHNNVEQATGSGVIIDARGYIVTNEHVIRNATDLTVTLANGKQFPAKIVGKDPRTDLAVIKIDPGNEKLTVARWGDSDKIKVGELAVAIGNPLSLDFARTVTAGIISAKNRILNMDGQQYELIQTDAAINPGNSGGALVNAAGEVIGINSIKISLSGVEGLGFAIPSNIAKPIVEELIKNGKVIRPWMGIEGQTIDEEFAQYKGLKQKSGVYVARVVKDGPSAKAGLKDNDIIIEFDGVKIEKFEDLRNAVLKHKVGDEVKVKVLRGDKEMTFKVKLGEMPAE, via the coding sequence ATGTACTATTATTACAGCAATCAGGATAAAAAACCGTCATTTTTAAGCTATGTCTTGGTTTCCCTAATTTCAGCTATTATCGGTGGCCTTTTAGTGGTAATGTTTGTACCAGGCCTGGTGAAAGGAAATGTATCAACTACCGGGACTATAGAGAAAAGGGTTATTTATGAGGATAAAAGCCCGGTAGTTACGGTAGCCGAAGAAGTAGGGCCAGCGGTGGTGGGAATTTCCAACAAAGTAACATTTCAGGCCGGGGATGTACCTCATAATAATGTAGAACAGGCTACCGGTTCAGGAGTTATCATTGATGCCAGAGGTTACATTGTCACCAATGAGCATGTTATTCGCAATGCTACTGATTTAACGGTAACGCTGGCAAACGGAAAACAATTCCCGGCGAAAATAGTGGGAAAGGATCCCCGAACGGACCTGGCGGTAATAAAAATTGATCCCGGCAACGAAAAGCTCACGGTTGCCCGCTGGGGGGATTCGGATAAAATAAAAGTAGGGGAGCTGGCGGTAGCCATAGGAAACCCTTTAAGCCTTGATTTTGCGAGAACCGTTACTGCCGGTATAATTTCGGCGAAAAACCGTATTTTAAACATGGACGGCCAGCAGTACGAGCTGATTCAGACCGATGCGGCGATAAACCCCGGAAACTCCGGCGGAGCCTTAGTAAATGCTGCCGGTGAAGTAATAGGCATTAACTCCATTAAAATTTCCCTGTCGGGAGTTGAAGGTTTAGGCTTTGCCATTCCGAGCAATATCGCTAAGCCTATCGTTGAAGAGCTCATTAAAAACGGTAAGGTCATTCGCCCCTGGATGGGGATTGAAGGACAAACCATTGACGAAGAATTTGCTCAGTATAAGGGCTTAAAGCAGAAAAGCGGTGTGTATGTAGCCCGGGTAGTAAAAGACGGACCGTCGGCGAAAGCAGGTTTAAAAGATAACGATATTATCATCGAATTTGACGGGGTAAAAATCGAGAAGTTTGAAGATTTAAGGAATGCCGTTTTAAAACACAAAGTCGGTGACGAAGTAAAAGTGAAAGTATTGCGGGGCGATAAAGAAATGACCTTTAAAGTTAAACTTGGCGAAATGCCGGCGGAGTAA
- the rlmH gene encoding 23S rRNA (pseudouridine(1915)-N(3))-methyltransferase RlmH translates to MEITIVAVGKIKERYLKEGIAEYLKRLSPYARLAVIEVDDENAPENLSPAEAEKVVKKEGERILAKITPSSFVIALDLKGKNLSSEEFAHFISEKNLYGQSKLTFIIGGSLGLSREVLERADFKLSFGRMTYPHQLMRLILLEQIYRAFKIIRGEPYHK, encoded by the coding sequence ATGGAAATTACAATTGTTGCGGTTGGCAAAATCAAAGAAAGGTATTTAAAAGAGGGGATAGCCGAGTATTTAAAACGGCTATCCCCTTATGCCCGTTTAGCGGTAATTGAGGTGGACGATGAAAACGCTCCGGAAAACCTATCGCCGGCGGAAGCCGAAAAGGTAGTAAAAAAGGAAGGGGAGCGAATTTTAGCTAAAATTACCCCTTCTTCTTTTGTTATTGCCCTTGATCTTAAAGGAAAAAATCTCTCATCTGAAGAGTTTGCCCATTTTATTTCGGAAAAGAATCTTTATGGGCAAAGTAAGCTTACTTTTATTATCGGCGGCTCTCTTGGCCTTTCCCGTGAGGTCCTGGAACGGGCGGATTTTAAGCTTTCTTTTGGCAGGATGACCTATCCCCACCAGCTGATGCGCTTAATCCTTTTAGAGCAGATCTACCGGGCCTTTAAAATAATCCGGGGCGAGCCTTATCATAAGTGA
- a CDS encoding LysR family transcriptional regulator has protein sequence MEFRQLEYFYAVSKLNSFTRAAEQLHVAQPSITIAINNLEQELKVQLFDRSKRKVVLTDEGKLFLQHVEKILKDVKKAQSELEDLKNYKKGVIKLGIPPMIGAYLFPKIFKGFKNAYPHLELHVREEGSWAMVSLLENGELDLGLIILPEQSENLCMLPITKDQIVLCVSENHRFSQEKRISLRQLEDEQFILLKEDSYTRHKIIALCNYYGFSPNILLSSCQIETIKELVSNGLGITFLMNGITKKWDKIVSIQLEEPMNITIGLAWQKDRCLSRAAQAFIGFVQNYTKSKEFAEIINLET, from the coding sequence ATGGAATTCCGACAATTAGAGTATTTTTATGCTGTTAGCAAACTTAACAGCTTTACTCGTGCTGCTGAACAACTTCATGTTGCTCAACCATCCATCACAATTGCAATAAATAATCTTGAACAAGAACTAAAAGTCCAACTTTTCGATCGTAGTAAACGGAAAGTTGTTCTAACCGACGAGGGCAAGCTGTTTCTTCAACATGTAGAAAAAATACTAAAGGATGTAAAAAAAGCCCAATCCGAGCTTGAAGATTTAAAAAATTATAAAAAAGGTGTTATTAAACTTGGAATCCCCCCAATGATCGGAGCTTACCTTTTTCCTAAAATTTTCAAAGGTTTTAAAAACGCTTACCCCCACTTGGAATTGCATGTACGCGAAGAAGGTTCCTGGGCTATGGTATCTTTACTTGAAAATGGAGAACTTGACTTGGGTCTTATCATTCTTCCAGAGCAAAGTGAAAATCTCTGTATGTTGCCCATAACCAAAGACCAAATTGTTCTTTGTGTATCTGAAAATCATAGATTTAGTCAGGAAAAAAGAATAAGTTTGCGCCAATTAGAAGATGAACAATTTATCTTATTAAAAGAGGATTCCTACACTCGTCATAAAATTATCGCCCTCTGCAACTATTACGGGTTTTCTCCAAATATTCTCCTTTCCTCATGCCAAATTGAAACGATAAAAGAATTGGTTAGTAATGGCTTGGGAATTACTTTTTTAATGAATGGAATAACAAAAAAATGGGATAAAATTGTCAGTATCCAATTAGAAGAACCAATGAACATAACTATCGGTTTAGCCTGGCAAAAAGATCGATGCCTATCACGGGCTGCTCAAGCTTTCATTGGTTTCGTCCAAAACTACACTAAGTCAAAAGAATTTGCAGAAATCATTAATTTAGAAACTTAA
- a CDS encoding anion permease: MNKKIRALLTCAVGLAIWFSPIPTGLDPKAWHLLAIFVATIIGFILQPLPIGAIAFISVTLSALTGILDAKAALAGFANSTIWLIVSAFIFAIGFVKTGLGLRIAYYLIRLLGDSTLKLGYTLVLSDLIISPATPSNTARAGGVLFPIVRSLAEAFGSKPGESPRKVGAYLMQTAYQGNAITSAMFLTSMAGNPLIALLALKTLKIDITWNLWAKAAIVPGIISILVIPYLLYKIYPPEIKKTPEAKEIAAKELVKMGPMKFEEKVLAIVFIGALILWATSQYTKIDATIVAMLGVSAMLVAKVIDWKDVLAEKGAWDTLVWMGVLVALAGNLSELGFIPWFAKNVGNMISGISWFWAFVILLVVYLYAHYGFASLTAHITAMYAAFASVAVAAGAPPYLVALSLAFMSNLCMSLTHYAAGPSPIYFGAGYVDQGTWWKLGFIVSIVNLFIWVGIGAVWWKALGLW; this comes from the coding sequence ATGAATAAAAAAATTCGCGCATTGCTAACCTGTGCTGTAGGTTTAGCAATTTGGTTTTCCCCAATACCGACAGGCTTAGATCCCAAAGCTTGGCACTTGTTAGCGATTTTTGTGGCGACAATTATAGGTTTTATCTTGCAGCCTCTACCAATTGGCGCAATAGCTTTTATTAGTGTCACATTATCAGCTCTTACTGGGATTTTAGATGCCAAAGCTGCATTGGCGGGGTTTGCAAATTCCACAATTTGGCTGATTGTTTCTGCTTTTATATTTGCTATAGGTTTTGTTAAAACCGGTTTGGGATTACGAATAGCCTATTATTTAATCCGCTTATTAGGCGATAGTACTTTAAAGTTGGGGTACACATTGGTATTAAGCGATTTAATTATAAGTCCTGCCACACCTTCTAATACGGCCCGGGCGGGGGGAGTATTATTCCCGATTGTACGGAGTCTTGCCGAGGCTTTTGGCTCTAAACCTGGGGAGTCCCCTCGCAAAGTGGGTGCATACCTTATGCAAACAGCATATCAAGGTAATGCTATTACTTCAGCCATGTTTTTAACTTCGATGGCTGGTAACCCGCTTATTGCACTTCTTGCTTTGAAAACTCTCAAGATAGACATTACTTGGAATCTGTGGGCTAAAGCAGCAATTGTACCTGGAATAATTTCAATCTTAGTAATTCCTTACTTGCTTTATAAAATTTACCCACCAGAAATCAAGAAAACACCTGAAGCTAAAGAAATTGCGGCTAAGGAACTGGTTAAAATGGGACCTATGAAATTTGAAGAAAAAGTATTAGCTATTGTATTTATTGGGGCTCTAATCTTATGGGCTACCTCCCAATATACCAAAATTGATGCTACTATTGTAGCAATGTTAGGCGTTTCTGCCATGCTAGTAGCAAAAGTTATTGATTGGAAAGATGTTCTGGCTGAAAAAGGAGCATGGGATACCTTAGTGTGGATGGGTGTGTTAGTAGCACTAGCTGGTAATCTTTCTGAGCTAGGTTTTATTCCCTGGTTTGCGAAAAACGTAGGGAATATGATTTCTGGAATTTCATGGTTCTGGGCGTTCGTTATTCTTCTGGTAGTTTACCTTTATGCTCATTATGGATTTGCTAGCTTAACTGCTCATATTACTGCAATGTATGCTGCTTTTGCTTCTGTTGCAGTGGCAGCCGGTGCACCACCTTATCTTGTAGCACTATCTTTAGCCTTTATGTCTAATTTGTGTATGTCTTTGACCCATTATGCTGCAGGTCCATCCCCGATTTATTTTGGTGCAGGCTATGTTGATCAGGGAACATGGTGGAAACTTGGTTTTATTGTTTCTATAGTAAACCTGTTTATCTGGGTTGGTATCGGAGCAGTATGGTGGAAAGCCCTTGGACTCTGGTAA